One Pontibacillus yanchengensis DNA window includes the following coding sequences:
- the corA gene encoding magnesium/cobalt transporter CorA, with protein MIRTMAMTKEQTLHIDLPIEKLHNDKIEWYWVDFFEPTPSETQKLESEFNFHPLAIEDCIHTLQRPKLDYFDDHTFYVIHALNAKSLDKEEIDIFHGYGYIVTYHKATSPELEQVWNRIQRDKSPHNWEEDHVLHQLLDKVVDNYFPIVYAIEDHINDIEDNTKQLSMERLLEQLFDTRADLLTLRQTVHPMRDLLYRMLSSQHLDSIKERKEYFSDIHDHLLKVSELIESNREMTTDIRDSYMSLNSHETNRTMQILTVISTIFMPLTFIVGVYGMNFTYMPELDERYAYFVVLAIMGIIAVLMFLWFKGKGWFD; from the coding sequence ATGATTCGAACGATGGCTATGACAAAAGAACAAACTTTACACATAGATCTACCTATCGAGAAGTTGCATAATGACAAAATTGAATGGTATTGGGTGGATTTTTTTGAGCCAACACCATCTGAGACACAGAAGCTCGAGTCTGAATTCAATTTTCATCCATTAGCAATAGAGGATTGTATCCATACCTTGCAACGTCCTAAACTAGATTATTTTGACGATCATACTTTTTATGTCATTCATGCTCTAAATGCTAAGTCACTTGATAAAGAGGAAATTGATATCTTCCATGGTTATGGTTATATAGTAACGTATCATAAGGCTACCTCTCCTGAGTTAGAACAAGTGTGGAATCGAATTCAACGCGATAAATCTCCACATAATTGGGAAGAAGACCATGTGCTACACCAATTATTGGACAAAGTTGTAGATAATTATTTTCCAATAGTGTATGCGATTGAAGACCATATTAACGATATCGAGGATAATACGAAGCAACTTTCCATGGAACGCTTGCTAGAACAATTATTTGATACAAGAGCAGATCTATTGACGTTACGACAAACGGTTCATCCTATGCGTGATTTACTCTATAGAATGCTTAGCTCTCAGCATTTAGATAGTATTAAGGAACGTAAAGAATACTTCTCCGATATCCATGATCATTTATTAAAAGTATCTGAACTTATTGAATCAAACCGAGAAATGACTACGGATATCAGGGATAGTTACATGTCGCTTAATTCTCATGAAACAAATCGGACGATGCAAATCCTAACAGTTATTTCAACGATATTTATGCCACTTACATTTATTGTTGGTGTATATGGTATGAATTTTACGTATATGCCAGAGTTAGACGAAAGGTATGCTTATTTTGTGGT
- a CDS encoding GNAT family N-acetyltransferase encodes MIWIRNGERKDLPAIHLIENEAIMNGNATFDLLEKSMDEKQEWFTKFEGMYPILVAEWEGEVAGYAYLSPFEEKLAYQSTVELSVYVYPQFHGLGIGHALMTAILDKGKECGFHTVISKITDGNERSVQLHNRYGFTYVGTLKEVGYKFDRWHDVLLYQWFPQEH; translated from the coding sequence ATGATTTGGATTCGCAATGGGGAACGAAAAGATTTGCCTGCCATTCATCTTATAGAAAATGAAGCAATTATGAATGGTAATGCGACCTTTGATTTACTTGAAAAATCGATGGATGAGAAACAAGAATGGTTTACGAAGTTTGAGGGAATGTACCCTATTCTGGTGGCTGAATGGGAAGGAGAAGTGGCAGGTTATGCTTACTTAAGTCCCTTTGAGGAAAAGTTAGCTTATCAATCTACAGTTGAACTTTCCGTCTATGTTTATCCACAGTTTCACGGATTAGGTATCGGCCATGCTCTTATGACAGCTATCTTAGATAAAGGGAAAGAGTGCGGTTTTCACACCGTTATTTCAAAAATCACAGATGGAAATGAACGTAGTGTCCAGTTACATAATCGATACGGTTTTACGTATGTCGGTACTTTAAAAGAAGTAGGATATAAATTCGATCGATGGCATGATGTTTTATTATATCAATGGTTTCCACAAGAACATTGA
- a CDS encoding haloacid dehalogenase type II has product MSIKAFVFDAYGTLFDVHSVQERLEKIFPNKSESISQEWRSRQVHYFFIRQLIDGYKPFDQITEWALKDALSVNQVEYCEEDIQEMVEVYKQLKPFPEVKRVLEKLKDRQLVIFSNGTMEMLEPLLIHNELDQLLGLLSADQIHIYKPSPHAYQFALDQLGLQKDEVLFMSSNPWDITGASSFGLHTAWIRRGQAKWPTIDEEPDQIYSDLEGILDWK; this is encoded by the coding sequence ATGAGCATAAAAGCGTTTGTGTTTGATGCATACGGTACATTATTTGATGTACATTCTGTGCAAGAACGATTAGAAAAGATTTTTCCGAATAAAAGTGAGTCGATTAGTCAGGAATGGAGGAGTCGACAGGTTCATTACTTTTTCATTCGTCAGTTAATTGATGGCTATAAACCATTTGATCAAATTACAGAGTGGGCTTTGAAAGATGCACTTTCAGTAAACCAGGTGGAGTATTGCGAAGAGGATATACAAGAGATGGTTGAAGTATATAAGCAGCTTAAACCTTTCCCTGAAGTGAAACGGGTATTAGAAAAATTGAAAGATAGGCAGTTGGTTATTTTTTCAAATGGAACAATGGAAATGTTAGAGCCACTACTGATCCATAATGAGTTAGATCAATTATTAGGTCTGTTAAGTGCTGATCAGATCCATATTTATAAACCAAGTCCACATGCATATCAATTTGCACTAGACCAGCTAGGATTACAAAAGGATGAAGTATTATTTATGTCTAGTAACCCATGGGACATAACAGGTGCAAGTAGTTTCGGTCTTCATACAGCTTGGATACGTAGAGGTCAAGCTAAGTGGCCAACCATAGATGAAGAACCTGACCAAATTTATAGTGACCTGGAAGGTATTTTAGACTGGAAGTAA
- a CDS encoding VOC family protein: MAIKQLETIRIPAKNLEETKAWYEANFQFEAISEAVNEVVFTFTEGANLIFYKSETNYVYPFSPLNINVFDPQTLHRDLFLKGCKLTDIEDFYDMVSYEVTDPNELQIGIVGWGGHSNDQMTFHIGGYFLPVEQLERSSKWYSQNLGVQELYQFSFHTPMYGELRAVTLEHIGITLVEVPKDLFIRLDHPFTLGSNDIKADYDTLHSRGLPVTVYKNREAFSFQDGEGHTIHVTQLK; the protein is encoded by the coding sequence ATGGCGATAAAACAATTAGAAACAATTCGTATCCCTGCAAAAAATCTGGAAGAGACGAAGGCTTGGTACGAGGCGAACTTTCAATTTGAAGCAATTTCTGAGGCTGTAAATGAAGTAGTGTTCACATTTACAGAAGGTGCTAATTTAATTTTCTACAAAAGTGAAACGAATTATGTGTATCCATTTAGTCCGTTAAATATCAATGTATTTGACCCCCAAACCTTACATAGAGACTTATTCTTAAAAGGATGTAAGTTAACAGATATAGAGGATTTTTATGATATGGTCTCCTATGAGGTAACAGACCCTAATGAGCTACAGATTGGAATTGTAGGATGGGGGGGTCACTCTAATGATCAAATGACGTTTCACATTGGTGGTTATTTTCTTCCGGTTGAACAACTAGAACGCTCCTCAAAATGGTATTCACAAAATCTTGGAGTACAAGAATTATATCAATTTTCGTTTCACACCCCGATGTATGGTGAATTACGAGCAGTTACGTTAGAACATATTGGTATTACATTAGTTGAAGTTCCAAAGGATTTATTTATCAGATTAGATCATCCGTTTACACTTGGGTCTAATGATATTAAAGCAGATTATGACACATTACATTCAAGAGGCTTACCCGTAACAGTTTATAAAAATAGGGAAGCTTTCTCATTCCAGGATGGGGAAGGGCATACGATACATGTAACGCAACTAAAATAA
- a CDS encoding GNAT family N-acetyltransferase yields MNYDSFEEHEHGFIYDLLVLPSYQRRGLGINLMKSAILSFKQQKAHEVRLNVYHNNPAKYLYERLGFHYHK; encoded by the coding sequence ATGAACTATGATTCATTTGAGGAACATGAACATGGCTTTATCTATGATTTGTTAGTGCTTCCATCATACCAAAGGCGAGGCCTCGGTATTAATTTGATGAAATCCGCGATTTTATCCTTCAAACAACAGAAGGCTCATGAAGTACGTTTGAACGTTTATCATAACAACCCAGCTAAGTATTTATATGAGAGGCTTGGATTTCATTATCACAAATAA
- a CDS encoding MBL fold metallo-hydrolase, which produces MQSYLNEQVTIFQSSLYQTTSTVIETQTAVFVIDPNWLPIEVEKIQTFVENCRQGKKLFLIFTHSDFDHILGANAFEGAIVISTQELKDHPKKQNILQEIKDFDSSYYLERPYSVSFPEVDIVVQEDGETLEEDEVTLSFFKAPGHTHDGLITVIEPLGVLVAGDYLSDVEFPFIFDSVSSYIKTLHTFEYIINQYEIKVLVPGHGNPTNDLDSIQYRIDTSKKYVQGLLNNEPLVEWLKQEYPFYEGMKEEHEQNIKKVKEENYC; this is translated from the coding sequence ATGCAATCTTACTTAAATGAACAAGTTACAATTTTTCAATCATCCCTTTATCAAACCACATCGACTGTTATTGAAACTCAAACGGCAGTGTTTGTGATAGACCCAAATTGGTTGCCAATTGAAGTAGAGAAGATACAAACTTTTGTAGAAAACTGTAGACAAGGAAAAAAGCTATTTCTCATTTTTACTCATTCTGATTTTGATCACATTCTTGGCGCTAATGCATTTGAAGGAGCTATCGTTATTTCAACTCAAGAACTAAAAGACCATCCAAAAAAACAAAATATTCTACAAGAAATTAAAGATTTTGATAGTAGTTACTACTTAGAACGACCTTACTCTGTTTCTTTTCCTGAGGTGGATATTGTAGTCCAAGAAGATGGAGAGACATTGGAAGAAGATGAGGTTACCTTGAGTTTCTTCAAAGCACCAGGCCATACACATGATGGACTTATTACGGTTATAGAACCTCTTGGGGTATTGGTTGCTGGGGACTATTTGTCAGATGTAGAATTTCCGTTCATTTTTGACAGTGTATCTTCATACATAAAAACACTTCATACATTCGAATACATAATAAATCAGTATGAAATAAAGGTGTTAGTACCTGGTCATGGAAACCCAACTAATGATTTGGATTCTATTCAGTATCGTATAGATACGTCAAAGAAATATGTACAAGGTCTGCTCAATAATGAACCTCTAGTTGAATGGTTGAAACAAGAATACCCATTCTATGAAGGTATGAAAGAGGAACATGAACAAAATATCAAAAAAGTTAAAGAAGAGAACTACTGCTAG
- a CDS encoding DUF2512 family protein, producing the protein MKLKHLKALGLKWVILITALYPIYGAITNASLGNIFLISIVLLGITYVVGDLFILRRYGLIVTSIVDFVIPFGILYLFGQMINGIPTQTVLPAIAASSFIVAFETFFHIYMEDRVLELGPKVYERRRQLLVPKKLRVESSEELFPYEAQRKDAQKEETHDPEKE; encoded by the coding sequence TTGAAGCTGAAACATTTAAAGGCGTTAGGATTAAAATGGGTGATTCTCATTACTGCTCTTTATCCGATATATGGGGCCATCACAAACGCATCACTTGGAAATATCTTTTTAATTAGTATTGTACTACTTGGAATTACGTATGTCGTTGGTGATTTATTTATTTTGCGCCGATACGGTCTTATTGTTACATCCATTGTCGATTTTGTAATCCCCTTTGGTATTTTATATTTGTTCGGACAAATGATAAATGGCATTCCAACACAAACGGTGCTCCCTGCAATTGCAGCATCAAGTTTTATTGTAGCTTTCGAAACATTTTTTCACATATACATGGAAGACCGAGTACTAGAATTAGGACCAAAGGTATATGAAAGGCGTAGACAATTACTAGTACCCAAAAAGCTCCGAGTAGAATCCTCGGAAGAGCTATTTCCATATGAAGCCCAACGTAAAGATGCACAAAAAGAAGAAACCCATGATCCTGAAAAGGAATAA
- a CDS encoding MFS transporter codes for MDRFSSQPVYATVTEMMYSAPTLLVFFLTGVVVDRMDRQKVAYYSDFICGILSFGLIAAILFDWIPLVFLALFLRSAVAKFFAPAEISLIQGILTEEDYSTAAGLNQMVAGFFNLFATGLGLGAYWLFGVQGAIVGDAITFFVSAWLIRTCVIEEDARLPNGPHTFKDLNYTFIFADFKDGLSFSVMPIYILKYKLAPETYETWSVIVGIYLESL; via the coding sequence TTGGACCGCTTTTCTAGTCAGCCAGTATATGCGACCGTAACAGAAATGATGTACTCTGCACCAACGTTGCTTGTTTTCTTTTTGACTGGTGTAGTTGTTGATAGGATGGATCGGCAGAAAGTAGCTTACTACAGTGATTTTATTTGCGGAATTCTATCGTTTGGTCTCATTGCGGCCATATTGTTTGATTGGATACCACTTGTTTTCTTAGCACTCTTCTTAAGAAGTGCTGTTGCAAAATTTTTCGCTCCAGCTGAGATAAGTTTGATTCAAGGTATTTTAACGGAAGAAGATTATTCCACTGCAGCAGGGCTTAACCAAATGGTAGCAGGTTTTTTTAATTTGTTTGCTACAGGACTTGGATTGGGGGCATATTGGTTATTCGGTGTACAAGGAGCAATTGTAGGAGATGCAATTACTTTTTTTGTATCCGCTTGGTTAATACGCACATGTGTGATTGAAGAAGATGCACGTTTGCCAAATGGGCCTCACACGTTTAAAGATTTGAATTATACATTTATATTTGCTGACTTTAAAGATGGACTAAGTTTTTCCGTTATGCCAATTTATATATTAAAGTATAAATTAGCTCCTGAAACGTATGAAACTTGGTCAGTTATTGTAGGCATTTATTTGGAGTCTTTATGA
- a CDS encoding late competence development ComFB family protein — MSKEIVNVMEELASSIVTVMLMSPDYQTFCKCEKCRRDILALSLNTLPTHYVTTEGGRQQAYEQLNTNDNRKWINKRIISAIHVVGRYPKHNE; from the coding sequence ATGTCAAAAGAGATAGTGAATGTAATGGAAGAATTAGCTTCTAGTATTGTCACCGTTATGCTTATGAGCCCAGATTATCAAACATTTTGTAAATGTGAAAAATGTAGAAGGGATATTCTTGCCCTGAGCTTAAACACATTACCTACTCACTATGTCACTACTGAAGGTGGTCGACAGCAGGCATACGAACAACTGAATACAAATGACAATCGGAAGTGGATTAATAAACGAATTATTAGTGCCATCCATGTGGTTGGTCGCTATCCGAAACACAATGAATAA
- a CDS encoding ArsR/SmtB family transcription factor gives MDELPKLEELDEETLFIISQTFKALSDPTRIRILHLLFQEELSVNNISEALHLRQSTVSHQLRFLKNLRLVKYRREGTSIYYSIDDEHVMDVLKQTIDHAQHH, from the coding sequence ATGGACGAATTACCCAAATTGGAAGAATTAGATGAAGAGACGCTGTTTATCATTTCTCAAACGTTTAAAGCTCTCTCCGATCCCACGAGAATAAGAATTTTACATTTGCTATTTCAAGAAGAGCTATCTGTAAATAATATATCTGAGGCTTTACATCTGCGTCAGTCAACAGTATCTCACCAGTTGAGGTTTTTAAAAAATTTACGCTTGGTCAAATATCGTAGAGAAGGAACATCTATCTACTATTCCATTGATGATGAACACGTGATGGACGTCCTAAAACAGACTATTGATCATGCCCAGCATCACTGA
- a CDS encoding cation diffusion facilitator family transporter, with protein MSHHHDHTTGNIKTAFFLNLIFTLIEIVGGILTNSMAIISDALHDLGDSLSLGLSWFLQKYSKKGHNNAFTFGYKRFSLLAALINSVVLIVGSIFIFTEAIPRLFNPVSPNAGGMIMLAILGVLVNGAAVFKLRGGESMNAKVMTWHLLEDVLGWVAVLIVSIILLFKEIPILDPLLSIGITLYILYNVVINFKKTMSLFLEAVPEGIDFASLKKKIEQIQLVHSIHHTHLWSLDGEHHAFSTHVVVPKNTTRDEVCTIKEQIKGILGDIHLDHVTIEVEYEDEECSVLELTHH; from the coding sequence ATGAGCCACCACCATGATCATACAACTGGAAATATTAAAACGGCATTCTTTTTGAATTTAATCTTTACATTAATCGAAATTGTCGGAGGTATTTTAACGAATAGTATGGCGATTATCTCTGATGCACTTCATGACTTGGGAGACTCATTATCCTTGGGCTTATCTTGGTTTCTTCAAAAATACTCAAAGAAGGGACATAATAATGCCTTCACGTTTGGTTATAAACGCTTTTCATTACTAGCCGCTCTTATCAACAGTGTCGTCTTAATCGTAGGCTCCATATTTATCTTTACTGAGGCTATCCCACGATTATTTAATCCAGTAAGTCCTAATGCTGGTGGTATGATTATGCTAGCTATTTTAGGAGTTCTTGTAAATGGAGCCGCTGTTTTCAAACTTCGTGGTGGGGAATCGATGAACGCTAAGGTAATGACATGGCACTTACTTGAGGATGTATTAGGTTGGGTTGCTGTTCTAATTGTGAGTATTATCTTGTTATTTAAAGAAATTCCTATTTTAGATCCTCTTTTATCCATTGGTATTACCTTGTATATTCTATATAATGTGGTTATTAATTTTAAGAAAACGATGTCCTTATTTTTAGAGGCAGTACCTGAAGGCATTGATTTTGCATCATTAAAGAAAAAAATTGAACAGATTCAGTTAGTACACTCCATTCACCATACACACCTTTGGTCACTAGACGGGGAACACCACGCCTTTTCAACCCATGTTGTGGTGCCAAAGAATACTACTAGAGATGAAGTGTGTACAATTAAAGAACAGATAAAAGGAATCCTCGGTGACATTCACCTTGACCATGTCACGATAGAAGTTGAATATGAAGATGAGGAATGTTCTGTTTTAGAATTAACACATCATTAA
- a CDS encoding reverse transcriptase-like protein, giving the protein MNVRIELTYKTPKGTEATFRSDEMYVGEAILIAEDLEKTGRKKDISFIDNYDASLTLKEMKQFMKGIQTEPHKITVYFDGGFNVETYQSGLGCAIYYHQNRKSYRLRKNALIDELDSNNEAEYAALHLAIQELGLLNVANIPITFVGDSQVVLNQLNGEWPCMEEELTKWADRVEHDLENLGITPSYKLVSRKGNKEADQLASQALKGIEISSTKET; this is encoded by the coding sequence GTGAATGTCAGAATTGAATTAACTTACAAAACTCCAAAAGGGACAGAAGCCACTTTTCGTTCAGATGAGATGTATGTTGGAGAAGCCATTCTAATAGCAGAAGATTTAGAAAAAACTGGACGCAAAAAGGACATATCTTTCATAGATAATTATGATGCATCGTTAACATTAAAAGAAATGAAACAATTCATGAAGGGAATTCAAACAGAGCCTCATAAGATCACTGTCTATTTTGATGGTGGATTTAATGTAGAAACCTATCAGTCAGGCTTAGGATGTGCTATTTATTATCATCAAAATAGAAAGTCTTACCGGTTACGAAAAAATGCCTTAATTGATGAATTGGACTCAAATAACGAAGCAGAATATGCTGCTTTGCATTTAGCAATACAGGAACTAGGGTTGTTGAATGTAGCAAATATACCAATCACATTTGTTGGCGATTCTCAAGTGGTCCTCAATCAGTTAAATGGAGAATGGCCTTGTATGGAGGAAGAATTAACAAAATGGGCTGATCGTGTAGAACATGATCTTGAAAATTTAGGTATAACCCCTAGCTATAAACTGGTTTCTCGAAAAGGGAACAAGGAAGCAGATCAATTGGCTTCACAAGCGTTAAAGGGAATTGAAATTAGCAGTACAAAGGAGACTTAA
- a CDS encoding glycosyltransferase family 39 protein — protein sequence MQLVRNKNKQRHMLFAWGFFLAIISYTYLFRIFYISPYARSWDQVDFALGVTAFDLYSMQPHFPGYPYFILGGMLTHNVVENPVYALSIFNIVLTYTSIIPMYFLFKRKHSTVMTLLFVALVHSMSYMWVMSTEPMSEAAAVAILWWYVWSLYKASENPKSNWIILPLILFSLLMGVRLSYLPFGIGIVLLWGGQRKHFQTKTTYLMFICSQGLFAIAFQLIWIIGLILSTGSISTFVELAFGFVAGHFTEWGGAVTADTMPLWVRMYNLLFHNLLWSALFTKSWIIAMLYVVLFFNLILYHIRNYKKIDKQNSWVFLLSVMYFIWVLFAQNIDKPRHVLPLLSLGVYLSTGYMKGKGTFITVIISIFLIFSQTWRGHILVTEKTENPPAVYQLTSYLSQVDKPFTVYTWEESRVMEYLDVDYSHKKIFTYEYFQTDLSYKENKRILLTDQVVDGFEMQGYEIQDNIKKVAEFHSNELFDPVYGDIYLYEWNSN from the coding sequence ATGCAATTAGTCCGAAATAAGAACAAACAACGCCACATGCTGTTTGCTTGGGGGTTTTTTTTAGCAATCATTAGTTATACATATCTTTTTCGCATATTCTATATTAGCCCTTACGCTAGATCTTGGGATCAGGTGGATTTTGCATTAGGAGTCACGGCTTTTGATTTGTACTCCATGCAACCCCATTTTCCTGGATATCCATATTTTATTTTAGGTGGTATGCTTACTCACAATGTTGTAGAAAACCCAGTTTATGCCCTTTCTATATTTAATATAGTTTTAACGTATACGTCTATAATTCCAATGTACTTTTTATTTAAACGCAAGCATTCTACTGTAATGACACTTTTATTTGTGGCATTGGTTCATTCCATGAGCTATATGTGGGTTATGAGCACTGAACCAATGAGTGAAGCTGCAGCTGTAGCGATTCTATGGTGGTATGTATGGAGTTTATATAAAGCTAGTGAAAATCCGAAGTCTAATTGGATCATACTACCGTTAATTTTGTTCAGTCTACTCATGGGGGTACGGTTATCTTATTTACCATTTGGTATTGGCATAGTGCTTCTCTGGGGAGGTCAGAGGAAGCATTTTCAAACAAAAACAACCTATTTGATGTTTATTTGCAGCCAAGGTTTATTTGCTATAGCATTTCAACTTATCTGGATTATTGGTCTAATCCTTTCGACAGGCAGTATAAGCACTTTTGTAGAGCTTGCTTTTGGATTTGTTGCAGGTCATTTTACAGAATGGGGAGGGGCAGTAACCGCAGATACGATGCCTCTTTGGGTAAGGATGTATAATCTTCTTTTCCATAACTTATTATGGTCAGCATTATTTACTAAATCCTGGATAATTGCCATGTTATATGTTGTGTTATTTTTTAACCTAATCTTATATCATATAAGAAATTATAAGAAAATAGACAAACAAAATAGCTGGGTTTTTCTTTTAAGTGTTATGTATTTTATTTGGGTCCTTTTTGCGCAAAATATTGATAAACCAAGACATGTCCTACCATTGTTAAGTTTGGGAGTTTATCTTTCAACAGGATATATGAAAGGAAAGGGTACGTTCATTACAGTCATCATCTCCATTTTCCTCATTTTTTCTCAAACATGGAGAGGTCATATATTAGTTACCGAAAAAACAGAGAATCCTCCAGCTGTATATCAACTCACTAGTTATTTATCTCAGGTAGACAAACCGTTCACTGTTTATACATGGGAAGAGTCAAGAGTGATGGAATATCTAGATGTAGATTATTCACATAAAAAAATATTCACTTATGAATACTTTCAAACGGACTTATCTTATAAAGAGAATAAGCGGATTCTTTTAACTGACCAAGTTGTAGATGGATTTGAAATGCAAGGATATGAAATACAAGACAATATAAAAAAAGTAGCCGAATTCCACTCAAATGAACTATTTGATCCAGTTTATGGTGACATTTATCTTTATGAGTGGAATAGCAACTGA
- a CDS encoding FTR1 family iron permease, which translates to MEVQALLITFREVLEALLIIGIITTYLKRTENPQYTKYIWLGAGLAVVASIGVAMLFQVVFTSFAAMGSEMYLKIGIMLVSSFLLTQMVFWMAKHSKNLKGQMEGKMGQLVTAGNVVGMVIHSFLVVLREGVETVFFFAAITGGDIEQGLQGWGAITGVVIAATVSYFFFKGTMRVPLKSFFKVSGAFIVMIAAGLLVQGISMMQDLEIIGSVMPHVYDLTWLLPEHPIDYAHFLRDTGQAPILSGDIGIFFKALFGYSSMPSIEEVIAYIGYFVAIYLLVQAKNDEPENQKVTKVQTAQTSTTYNNQTAGENVK; encoded by the coding sequence ATGGAAGTTCAAGCACTCTTAATAACCTTTCGTGAAGTATTAGAAGCTCTCTTAATTATTGGTATTATCACCACATATTTAAAAAGAACAGAGAACCCTCAATATACTAAATATATTTGGTTAGGTGCCGGTCTAGCTGTAGTTGCCAGTATCGGTGTCGCCATGTTATTTCAGGTCGTCTTTACAAGTTTTGCTGCGATGGGAAGCGAAATGTACTTAAAGATTGGTATTATGCTCGTTTCGTCCTTCTTATTAACGCAAATGGTATTTTGGATGGCAAAACACAGTAAAAACTTAAAAGGGCAAATGGAAGGTAAGATGGGCCAATTAGTTACGGCAGGAAACGTAGTAGGAATGGTCATACACTCCTTTTTAGTTGTCTTACGTGAAGGAGTAGAAACAGTTTTCTTCTTTGCAGCCATCACAGGTGGAGATATAGAGCAAGGCCTTCAAGGCTGGGGAGCTATTACCGGGGTTGTCATTGCTGCAACGGTAAGTTATTTCTTCTTTAAAGGTACGATGCGTGTTCCACTTAAGAGTTTCTTTAAAGTATCAGGAGCATTCATCGTAATGATAGCTGCTGGTTTGCTTGTTCAAGGCATATCCATGATGCAAGACTTGGAAATCATCGGAAGCGTTATGCCTCATGTTTATGACTTAACATGGCTTCTACCAGAACATCCAATTGATTACGCACACTTCTTACGTGATACAGGTCAAGCACCAATCTTGTCGGGGGATATTGGAATCTTCTTCAAAGCATTATTTGGATACTCTTCTATGCCATCCATTGAAGAAGTTATAGCCTATATTGGTTACTTTGTTGCAATCTACCTTCTTGTTCAGGCAAAGAACGATGAACCTGAGAATCAAAAGGTAACAAAAGTACAAACTGCACAAACAAGCACTACTTATAACAACCAAACAGCAGGAGAAAATGTTAAATAA
- a CDS encoding glycosyltransferase family 2 protein, whose translation MKQKVIVFLPAHNEEESIEEVINKVPRTFHPQIRVEILVIDDGSSDKTVEVAKRAGADYIYSHTTNKGLGASVREGLNQSYKLGADIAVMIDADNEYPAWEIPELIQPILEGSFDYVMGSRFLGTIDGMRIHRRLGNYCFTFLQSILLRKWIFDGQSGMRAFSSQAIEHAEIIHDYNYAQVLTLNLVRKGFRVKEIPITYQVRSKGQSFIKFRAYLTSVLPAIVKEVSRRHKKVEINLKPMKDRSTAGKKAN comes from the coding sequence ATGAAACAGAAAGTCATCGTATTCCTACCAGCTCATAATGAAGAGGAATCAATCGAAGAAGTTATAAACAAAGTTCCACGTACTTTTCATCCTCAAATCAGGGTGGAAATCCTTGTTATTGATGATGGTTCTAGTGATAAAACTGTAGAAGTAGCCAAAAGAGCTGGTGCAGATTATATATATTCTCACACAACGAACAAGGGGCTAGGTGCCTCTGTTCGAGAGGGCCTTAATCAGTCTTATAAACTTGGAGCTGACATCGCTGTGATGATAGATGCAGATAATGAGTATCCAGCATGGGAGATACCGGAGTTAATTCAGCCCATACTAGAAGGCTCATTTGATTATGTAATGGGCTCAAGATTCTTAGGAACTATTGATGGGATGCGAATTCATCGTCGTCTAGGTAATTATTGCTTCACATTTCTTCAATCCATTCTTCTAAGAAAATGGATTTTTGATGGACAGTCTGGTATGAGAGCATTCTCTAGCCAAGCAATAGAACATGCTGAAATAATCCATGATTATAATTACGCCCAAGTATTAACGTTAAACTTGGTTCGGAAAGGTTTCAGAGTTAAGGAAATTCCAATTACCTATCAAGTACGCTCTAAAGGTCAATCGTTTATAAAGTTTCGCGCTTACTTGACCTCTGTTTTACCAGCTATTGTAAAGGAAGTGTCACGCCGACACAAAAAAGTCGAAATTAATCTCAAACCCATGAAGGATAGGAGTACTGCTGGTAAAAAAGCTAATTGA